In a single window of the Amia ocellicauda isolate fAmiCal2 chromosome 20, fAmiCal2.hap1, whole genome shotgun sequence genome:
- the srgn gene encoding serglycin: MGLLSTSPGRILLGLTIILLLGFAVQGAPAQGRYMWVKCKPDARNANCKTEKGPWIDISSTQIPPTDELEQTEIDEPKGVTEESSGEGSGEPVIEIGSGEQWIQDHILSGRDVTEKEESSNDYEGSSSVDTNYEEIDYTGFTFPEKVQLGKETKMNLEEENLIL, from the exons ATGGGACTTCTTTCGACCTCCCCTGGGAGGATTTTACTGGGTTTGACAATAATCCTCTTACTGGGATTCGCTGTACAAG GTGCTCCTGCCCAAGGGAGGTATATGTGGGTGAAATGCAAACCAGATGCCAGGAACGCAAACTGTAAGACAGAGAAAGGCCCATGGATTGATATCTCCAGCACCCAGATACCACCCACAGATGAGCT agaGCAGACTGAGATAGATGAGCCCAAGGGGGTCACCGAGGAGTCTTCTGGTGAGGGGTCTGGGGAACCTGTCATCGAGATTGGGTCTGGAGAGCAGTGGATCCAGGACCATATTCTGTCAGGACGTGACGTcacagaaaaagaagaaagcagcaaTGATTATGAGGGAAGCAGTTCTGTCGATACCAACTATGAGGAAATCGATTACACTGGTTTTACTTTCCCAGAAAAAGTTCAGCTTGGCAAAGAAACGAAGATGAACCTAGAAGAGGAGAACCTAATCCTCTAA